In Rhea pennata isolate bPtePen1 chromosome 8, bPtePen1.pri, whole genome shotgun sequence, one genomic interval encodes:
- the TACSTD2 gene encoding tumor-associated calcium signal transducer 2, giving the protein MELQFGVLLILVLVVASSGQERCTCATNKWTVCTQDISGICTCTLVGSNHRVSCSTLTSKCLLMKAEMIPRKGKRFHGPRNGFVDNDGIYNPECEDSGIFKARQCNQTDTCWCVNTAGVRRTEKGDRSLRCSELVRTSWIYIELKHKKMASTFEDPEVASALKRLFQNRYKLHPKYIADVKYDSPFIQIHLSQNDFEKSDNDVDIADVAYYFEKDIKDNSIFHSNNRLNVSVNGEALDIEKILIYYVDEKPPEFSARRMIVGVSVVVTVITLTIIFGVTVLVILRWQRTGKYKKIEIKEMSEMRRSTLRLP; this is encoded by the coding sequence ATGGAATTGCAGTTTGGAGTTTTGCTGATTTTGGTTTTGGTGGTAGCTTCATCAGGGCAGGAGAGGTGTACCTGTGCGACCAATAAGTGGACAGTATGCACGCAGGATATATCTGGGATCTGCACCTGCACACTGGTAGGTTCAAATCACAGGGTAAGTTGTTCAACGCTGACTTCAAAATGCTTGCTGATGAAGGCAGAAATGATCCCTCGCAAGGGCAAGCGCTTCCATGGACCTCGCAATGGGTTTGTAGATAATGATGGCATTTACAATCCGGAGTGTGAGGACAGTGGTATCTTCAAAGCCAGGCAGTGCAACCAAACTGATACCTGCTGGTGTGTCAACACTGCTGGAGTAAGAAGAACTGAAAAGGGGGACAGAAGCCTAAGGTGCAGTGAACTGGTTAGAACAAGCTGGATCTACATtgaactgaaacacaaaaaaatggcCAGTACCTTTGAAGATCCCGAAGTAGCAAGTGCCCTGAAACGTCTGTTTCAGAACCGATATAAACTGCATCCAAAGTACATTGCAGATGTGAAATATGATTCCCCTTTTATCCAAATCCACTTAAGTCAAAATGACTTTGAGAAATCTGACAATGATGTAGATATAGCTGATGTAGCTTATTACTTTGAAAAGGATATAAAGGACAACTCCATATTTCACTCTAACAATAGATTAAATGTGTCTGTTAATGGAGAAGCTCTGGATAttgaaaaaatactaatttactATGTTGATGAAAAGCCACCAGAGTTTTCTGCAAGACGTATGATTGTTGGTGTCAGCGTTGTGGTGACAGTGATAACGCTGACTATCATCTTTGGGGTTACTGTGCTGGTTATCCTGAGGTGGCAGCGgacaggaaaatataaaaaaattgaGATTAAAGAAATGAGTGAAATGAGAAGATCAACTTTACGGTTGCCTTaa